In Novosphingobium sp. MMS21-SN21R, a single genomic region encodes these proteins:
- a CDS encoding acetyl-CoA C-acyltransferase: MIDAVIVATARTPIAKAYRGAFNATPAPTLGGHVIAQAVARAGAEGGEVDDVIMGASFQAGSTGMNIGRMCALAAGLPKSVAGMSIDRQCASGLMAIATAAKQIMVDGQTIVVAGGVEQVSIVQGEALKLAMAQKDGQLLARVPTAYMPMLETAELIGQRYGISREVQDAYALSSQQRAAAAQANGLFDAEIVPLATRKLEKNKATGEAAMVDVLLTRDEGVRGETTSESLAALSPVIGGGTVTAGNASQLSDAASACVLMNGNLAEQRGLTPMGIYRGMAVAGCAPEEMGIGPVLAIPKLLRQAGLRIEDIDLWELNEAFAVQVIHCRDVLGIPDEILNVNGGGISMGHPYGMTGSRLVGHSLIEGHRRNGKYAVVTMCVGGGMGAAALFQLR, translated from the coding sequence ATGATTGACGCCGTAATTGTCGCCACCGCGCGCACTCCGATTGCCAAGGCTTATCGGGGCGCCTTCAACGCCACCCCTGCGCCGACCCTAGGTGGTCACGTAATTGCGCAGGCTGTCGCTCGGGCGGGCGCCGAAGGAGGCGAAGTCGACGACGTCATCATGGGGGCTTCGTTCCAGGCCGGCAGCACCGGCATGAACATCGGCCGGATGTGTGCGCTTGCGGCCGGTTTGCCCAAAAGCGTTGCGGGCATGAGCATCGACCGCCAGTGCGCCTCCGGCCTGATGGCGATTGCCACAGCCGCAAAGCAGATCATGGTCGATGGCCAGACCATTGTCGTGGCGGGCGGCGTCGAACAAGTCAGCATCGTGCAGGGTGAGGCGCTCAAACTGGCGATGGCACAGAAGGACGGGCAACTGCTTGCCCGCGTGCCGACTGCTTACATGCCGATGCTGGAAACGGCTGAACTTATCGGGCAACGCTACGGCATTTCGCGCGAGGTACAGGATGCCTATGCTCTTTCAAGCCAGCAAAGAGCTGCTGCTGCGCAGGCAAACGGCTTGTTTGATGCCGAGATCGTGCCGCTGGCAACCCGCAAGCTTGAAAAGAACAAAGCGACTGGCGAAGCAGCCATGGTCGACGTCCTGCTGACGCGCGATGAAGGCGTGCGAGGCGAGACCACGTCGGAGAGCCTCGCGGCGCTTTCTCCGGTGATCGGAGGCGGCACTGTTACGGCAGGCAATGCTTCACAGCTTTCAGATGCCGCTTCTGCCTGCGTGTTGATGAACGGCAATCTCGCCGAGCAACGCGGACTGACCCCGATGGGCATCTATCGCGGCATGGCCGTCGCCGGTTGCGCGCCTGAGGAAATGGGCATCGGCCCGGTCCTTGCGATCCCAAAATTGCTCAGGCAGGCGGGTCTTCGCATCGAAGACATCGACTTGTGGGAACTGAACGAAGCCTTTGCGGTCCAGGTCATACACTGCCGCGATGTGCTTGGTATTCCCGATGAAATCCTCAACGTCAACGGTGGCGGAATCTCGATGGGCCATCCTTATGGCATGACCGGAAGCCGCCTTGTCGGTCACAGTCTGATCGAAGGCCATCGCCGCAATGGAAAGTATGCGGTCGTGACGATGTGCGTCGGCGGCGGCATGGGCGCGGCCGCGCTTTTCCAACTGCGCTGA
- a CDS encoding acyl-CoA dehydrogenase family protein, with the protein MRAANPAPDLARTGRQIELSYRIAEVRLARESWAAATADTCLAVLDGADKFARDVLEPLNIAMDRGGCVLVDGRVATASGHQSAWKEYVEAGWPTLEAAEEHGGQGLPAILAFAAQELFDRACPAFGMLPVPQRSAFRLIDAYGTQGMRAEWLPRLASGEWGATICVSEVGAGSDLARVSTHAEPNDDGTWSVTGEKCWISYGDHDLTDQIGHAVLAQTVGPEGKKRPSLFLVPTLLPGGSRNSVAVRRLEHKLGLHGSPTCALGFEGATGWLLGEPGRGLAQLFVMIANMRLAVGAMGLGIASASADVALAYASERKQGGRPDPLPINQHADVRLQLLNALAPPTLLRGLLFAVANANDLAAHGDSEAAALAAWLLPIVKTTGGEVAFDVSGGAIQVLGGAGYTNEWPAEQALRDARVLTIFEGATGIQALDLTHRRLLADDSSYQVFLGIAGRCAEERLKACLSELQQAADWLKANPTKADSGATAFLHLAAISALSWIAAHYTENGTDDAVLTVAAEHWLDTVTAKAAALRLQIIMGADLVDRFSAL; encoded by the coding sequence ATGCGCGCTGCCAACCCAGCCCCTGATCTTGCGCGAACCGGGCGCCAGATCGAGCTTTCCTACCGCATCGCCGAGGTCCGCCTTGCCCGTGAATCATGGGCTGCTGCCACCGCAGATACCTGCTTGGCGGTGCTCGACGGCGCAGACAAGTTTGCGCGAGACGTACTTGAGCCACTCAACATAGCGATGGACCGGGGCGGCTGCGTTTTGGTTGATGGCCGGGTGGCTACGGCATCGGGGCATCAGTCGGCCTGGAAGGAGTACGTGGAAGCGGGCTGGCCAACGCTTGAAGCTGCCGAAGAACATGGCGGCCAAGGTTTGCCGGCAATTCTTGCATTTGCGGCGCAGGAACTGTTCGACCGCGCCTGTCCCGCATTCGGCATGCTGCCGGTGCCGCAGCGCTCGGCCTTCCGCCTGATAGACGCCTATGGCACGCAGGGCATGAGGGCCGAATGGTTGCCCCGGCTTGCATCGGGAGAATGGGGCGCCACGATTTGCGTGTCCGAGGTCGGTGCAGGGTCGGATTTGGCACGGGTCAGCACCCACGCTGAGCCGAACGACGATGGCACTTGGTCGGTCACGGGCGAGAAGTGCTGGATATCTTATGGCGACCACGACCTGACTGATCAGATCGGTCACGCCGTGCTTGCTCAGACGGTAGGTCCCGAGGGCAAAAAGCGTCCCAGCCTGTTCCTCGTTCCCACACTGTTACCAGGTGGCAGCAGGAACAGTGTTGCGGTCCGGCGCCTCGAACACAAGCTCGGCTTGCATGGTTCGCCCACTTGCGCGCTCGGGTTTGAAGGGGCGACGGGGTGGTTGCTCGGAGAGCCGGGGCGCGGCCTTGCGCAACTGTTCGTGATGATCGCCAACATGCGTCTTGCGGTAGGCGCGATGGGCCTTGGCATCGCGTCGGCATCGGCGGATGTTGCACTGGCCTACGCGTCAGAGCGCAAGCAGGGTGGCAGGCCCGATCCCCTACCGATCAACCAGCACGCTGACGTTCGCCTGCAATTGCTGAACGCTCTAGCGCCGCCCACCCTGCTGCGCGGCCTGCTGTTTGCCGTAGCAAATGCCAACGATCTGGCTGCGCACGGCGACAGCGAAGCTGCCGCACTTGCGGCATGGCTCTTGCCGATCGTCAAGACGACCGGCGGTGAAGTGGCATTCGATGTTTCTGGCGGAGCCATCCAGGTCCTTGGCGGCGCAGGGTACACCAACGAATGGCCGGCCGAACAGGCCCTGCGGGATGCTCGCGTCCTGACCATCTTCGAAGGTGCGACCGGCATACAAGCGCTCGATCTGACCCACCGACGCCTACTGGCGGACGACAGCAGCTATCAGGTCTTTCTGGGTATCGCCGGACGGTGCGCCGAGGAACGTCTCAAGGCTTGCCTTTCAGAACTGCAGCAAGCGGCGGATTGGCTCAAAGCCAACCCTACCAAGGCCGATAGCGGCGCAACCGCGTTCCTGCATCTCGCTGCGATTTCAGCGCTCAGTTGGATTGCTGCGCATTATACCGAAAACGGAACCGACGACGCGGTTTTGACAGTCGCGGCAGAGCATTGGCTCGACACCGTTACCGCCAAAGCTGCGGCACTTCGGTTGCAGATCATCATGGGTGCCGACCTTGTTGATCGCTTCAGCGCACTGTGA
- a CDS encoding DoxX family protein: protein MNDNVISGKGWTFILWVAQLLLAAAYALFGSMKATQPLDQLAMMMTWIPSFPPAFVRTLGVVEVLGAIGLVVPALTRVLPRLTVIAALCILVHQLCAVALHVSKGEYNVLGLNIVLIALAALIVWGRGTKAIILPRS from the coding sequence ATGAATGACAATGTTATAAGCGGCAAGGGATGGACCTTCATCTTATGGGTCGCACAGCTTCTGCTGGCTGCAGCCTATGCCTTGTTCGGGTCGATGAAGGCAACGCAGCCGCTCGATCAACTTGCGATGATGATGACCTGGATACCCAGCTTTCCCCCCGCATTCGTGCGCACCTTGGGCGTTGTCGAAGTGCTTGGTGCAATCGGACTTGTCGTGCCCGCACTCACCCGCGTTCTTCCTCGCCTCACCGTCATCGCCGCGCTGTGCATTCTCGTGCACCAGTTGTGTGCCGTCGCGCTTCATGTTTCCAAGGGCGAATATAACGTGCTCGGTCTGAATATTGTGCTGATCGCACTGGCTGCACTGATCGTTTGGGGGCGCGGCACCAAGGCGATCATTCTTCCGCGAAGCTGA
- a CDS encoding TonB-dependent receptor, with protein MRGFKNILLVTAAILPITATSAFGQNADNETSDINEIVVTAQKKSENLQDVPIAVSAFSSDSLEKRGLNGGADLQNAIPNVSFGGTGFGRYNFQIRGIGAQILGASADTGVGIHENNIPLTVNRLAQAEFYDIERIEVLRGPQGTLYGRNATGGVVNTITATPKDTFSGEVTGEYGRFSRVKLTGYLNVPLGDTLAVRVAGSMIKRDGNVLNTGTGNMVDSRDLWSTRVSVQWKPSDRLRVRAMWEHFDQNDTTGANEKTICAPNAGPDTIGGVPTNAFTRASLSNACLNTAVNDPRNTGVPSSLTTLPGLFGYLVGTMPTNAFAGKKLSTDLHTIDASFDPYQRSKNDLVSLDIEVGLGDNLTLTSLSAYSKDKFRWLTTAFGGTATQGFANTPLTPGGIFVDPQLGQSDRFENRTLIRTSGEQYSQELRVQSDFDGRFNFNLGGIYLDYKSTNEIILLGNNVTQLALAQNFGGAGIYIDPLAEPDGTGHNYYNSNSPYHLKSAALFGEGYFQATDTLKATVGLRYTNDRKEQTSFPIVMLAPGRGFPAVTPQKVKFEELTGRFTVDWKPTEDNLLYASFARGYKGGGFNPGATLLSGVSPAYKPELVNAFELGAKNSLADGRVTLNLTGFYYDYKSYQIAKLVNQSVSNENVDATVKGIEFEGAVEPVRGLRFDTQIGYLATRIGNGSSIDLLNRTQGDPTLATVRSIDNGSFGASCVLPVAVLAGVQGAINGGFIPSEAMASLCTGPFAVPGASAGIPVQLSGKQLPNAPHWTMAFGAEYGTDIGSEWRSTLRADYYRQTSSFARIYNTGVDGIQGYDNLNLSLRVASEKNGIDVLLYARNLLSQQKATVVRFGDEATGATRLISGKERESYGIAITKRF; from the coding sequence ATGAGAGGCTTCAAGAATATTCTGCTCGTTACTGCGGCGATCCTGCCGATCACGGCCACGTCGGCTTTCGGCCAGAATGCAGACAATGAGACGAGCGACATCAACGAGATCGTCGTTACCGCGCAGAAGAAGAGCGAAAATCTTCAGGACGTGCCGATTGCCGTCTCTGCATTTTCGTCCGACAGCCTTGAAAAGCGCGGCCTCAATGGTGGCGCAGATCTGCAGAACGCCATTCCGAACGTCAGCTTTGGTGGGACCGGCTTTGGCCGGTACAATTTCCAGATCCGCGGCATCGGCGCCCAGATCCTTGGAGCCTCGGCAGATACGGGCGTCGGCATTCACGAAAACAACATTCCCCTAACCGTCAACCGCCTTGCCCAGGCGGAGTTCTACGACATTGAACGCATCGAGGTTTTGCGCGGTCCGCAGGGCACGTTGTATGGGCGCAATGCCACCGGCGGCGTCGTCAACACAATCACCGCCACCCCCAAGGATACATTCTCCGGCGAGGTCACGGGCGAGTACGGCCGCTTCAGCCGCGTCAAGCTTACCGGCTATCTCAACGTCCCGCTGGGCGATACGCTGGCCGTCCGTGTTGCCGGATCGATGATCAAGCGCGACGGCAACGTGCTCAATACTGGCACCGGCAACATGGTCGATTCCCGCGATCTGTGGAGCACGCGCGTCTCCGTCCAGTGGAAGCCTTCGGACCGTCTGCGCGTTCGAGCGATGTGGGAGCATTTCGACCAGAACGACACGACGGGCGCCAACGAGAAGACGATCTGCGCCCCGAACGCTGGACCTGACACAATCGGGGGTGTTCCGACCAATGCGTTCACCAGAGCATCGCTTTCAAATGCGTGCCTGAACACGGCGGTGAACGACCCGCGCAACACCGGCGTGCCATCAAGTTTGACCACGCTTCCGGGCCTGTTCGGATACCTTGTCGGCACGATGCCGACGAATGCCTTTGCCGGCAAGAAGCTGAGCACCGACCTCCACACGATCGACGCTTCGTTCGATCCTTACCAGCGCTCGAAGAACGATCTGGTGTCGCTAGACATCGAGGTTGGCCTTGGTGACAACCTGACGCTGACGTCGCTGAGCGCATACAGCAAGGACAAGTTCCGCTGGCTGACCACCGCTTTCGGCGGCACCGCCACACAGGGCTTTGCCAACACGCCCCTGACGCCCGGCGGCATCTTCGTCGATCCCCAGCTCGGCCAATCGGACCGGTTCGAAAACCGCACGCTGATCCGGACCTCCGGCGAGCAATACAGCCAGGAACTGCGTGTTCAGTCGGATTTCGACGGCAGGTTCAATTTCAACCTCGGCGGCATCTACCTCGACTACAAGTCGACCAACGAAATCATCCTGCTGGGCAACAATGTCACCCAGCTTGCGCTGGCCCAGAACTTCGGTGGGGCCGGAATCTACATCGATCCGCTGGCGGAGCCTGACGGCACCGGCCACAACTACTACAACAGCAACAGCCCCTATCACCTCAAGTCCGCAGCGCTGTTCGGCGAAGGTTACTTCCAGGCAACCGACACCCTCAAGGCCACGGTTGGCCTGCGCTATACCAACGACCGCAAGGAGCAGACTTCGTTCCCCATCGTAATGTTGGCGCCCGGCCGTGGCTTCCCGGCGGTCACGCCGCAGAAGGTAAAGTTCGAGGAATTGACCGGACGCTTTACGGTGGATTGGAAGCCGACCGAAGACAACCTGCTCTATGCCTCGTTCGCACGCGGCTACAAGGGCGGCGGGTTCAACCCTGGCGCCACGCTGCTGAGCGGGGTCAGCCCGGCGTACAAGCCCGAGCTGGTCAACGCTTTCGAACTGGGCGCCAAGAACTCGCTGGCTGATGGGCGGGTAACGCTCAACCTGACAGGCTTCTATTACGATTATAAGAGCTACCAGATCGCGAAACTGGTCAACCAGTCGGTCTCCAACGAGAACGTCGATGCCACTGTAAAGGGCATTGAGTTCGAAGGTGCCGTGGAACCCGTCCGGGGCCTGCGCTTCGATACGCAGATCGGTTATCTTGCAACCAGGATCGGCAATGGCAGCTCGATCGATCTGCTCAACCGGACGCAAGGTGATCCCACGCTGGCGACTGTGCGCAGCATCGACAATGGCAGCTTCGGCGCATCGTGCGTGCTTCCCGTGGCTGTCCTTGCTGGTGTGCAGGGTGCGATCAACGGGGGCTTCATTCCTTCGGAGGCCATGGCCTCGTTGTGCACCGGTCCCTTCGCAGTTCCGGGCGCAAGCGCGGGCATTCCGGTCCAACTCAGTGGCAAGCAACTGCCCAACGCACCGCACTGGACGATGGCGTTCGGCGCTGAATACGGCACGGATATCGGATCCGAATGGCGGAGCACGCTTCGTGCCGACTACTACCGCCAGACCTCGAGCTTTGCTCGCATCTACAACACCGGGGTGGACGGCATCCAGGGCTATGACAACCTGAACCTTTCGTTGCGGGTGGCTTCGGAAAAGAATGGCATCGATGTTCTGCTCTACGCTCGCAATCTGCTCAGCCAGCAGAAGGCTACCGTAGTCCGCTTCGGTGACGAGGCCACTGGCGCGACCCGCTTGATCTCGGGCAAGGAACGCGAGAGCTACGGCATCGCGATCACCAAGCGGTTCTGA
- a CDS encoding SDR family oxidoreductase codes for MTEFSGKIVAITGAGSGIGRALARNLAARGARLALADYNAASLAETQAMLPAGTRSECTVLDVSSREQMFAFADKVMSDFGRTDYIVNNAGTSVLATTEHVTIEEIEKVLNVNLWGTIYGTKAFLPHMLKQRSGCIVNVSSVFGLVATPCSVAYTMSKFAVRGLTETMWDELQGTGVRAVLIHPGGIATNITSNTTVAAHHGELEQVMALANARQMTTTPEDCAQEIVTGLLSGKRRLLVGSGAKALFRLSRLFPDSYGRIMRKKLGI; via the coding sequence ATGACAGAATTCAGTGGCAAGATCGTGGCAATTACCGGCGCTGGGTCCGGCATCGGCCGGGCGCTTGCGCGCAATTTGGCCGCCCGCGGCGCCCGGCTAGCGCTGGCGGATTACAACGCGGCGTCACTAGCTGAGACGCAGGCGATGCTGCCAGCGGGCACGCGAAGTGAATGTACCGTGCTCGATGTTTCCTCGCGCGAGCAGATGTTCGCTTTTGCCGACAAGGTGATGAGCGACTTCGGTCGCACGGATTACATCGTCAACAACGCCGGAACATCGGTGCTGGCGACGACGGAGCACGTGACGATCGAGGAAATCGAGAAGGTCCTTAACGTGAACCTGTGGGGCACGATCTATGGGACCAAAGCCTTTCTGCCCCACATGCTGAAGCAGCGCAGCGGCTGTATCGTCAATGTCTCCAGCGTGTTCGGCCTTGTCGCAACCCCGTGTTCGGTCGCCTACACCATGTCTAAGTTCGCAGTGCGCGGGCTGACCGAAACGATGTGGGATGAATTGCAGGGAACCGGCGTTCGCGCCGTGTTGATCCATCCGGGCGGCATCGCAACCAACATCACTTCCAATACGACGGTTGCCGCTCACCACGGTGAACTGGAGCAGGTCATGGCCCTTGCCAATGCCCGGCAGATGACCACGACGCCCGAGGACTGCGCACAGGAAATCGTTACAGGCCTGCTCAGCGGAAAGCGCCGCCTACTCGTCGGCAGCGGAGCCAAAGCCCTGTTCCGCCTCTCGCGCCTGTTTCCCGACAGCTACGGCAGGATCATGCGCAAGAAACTGGGGATTTGA
- a CDS encoding SDR family NAD(P)-dependent oxidoreductase → MSQGRSSTGSKLGAVLVTGVSSGIGRAIAEALLTAGYTVFGSIRKPGDAEGLKAYGKEQFVPLVFDVTDAAAIARAVNEVAHWMGDAGLAGLVNNAGINISGPFLHQPAKQFKQVVDVNFHGLVAVTHAFLPLLGASGAARQSPGRIVNIGSVQGTMTVPFMSAYAASKHAVEAFAQGLRREMIPFGISVSTIEPNFTRSDLFAKAVTDSAANTYVGTVYQAAWAQFNTAIAAAEAGAKPASTVTRKVLHALQSPRPRPRYPLDPMWHLGRFLPDRLFDRLIFKGLGITAMLRPHRRNSWSES, encoded by the coding sequence ATGTCGCAAGGCAGATCGTCCACAGGTTCCAAGTTGGGCGCAGTGTTGGTGACCGGGGTGTCGTCCGGCATTGGTCGGGCTATCGCGGAAGCCTTGCTGACGGCTGGCTACACCGTGTTCGGCAGCATCCGGAAGCCGGGCGATGCCGAGGGCCTCAAGGCTTACGGCAAAGAGCAGTTTGTCCCACTGGTGTTCGATGTGACGGACGCGGCGGCGATAGCGAGGGCCGTGAACGAGGTGGCACACTGGATGGGCGACGCAGGTTTGGCGGGTCTGGTCAACAATGCCGGCATCAATATTAGTGGCCCTTTCCTGCATCAGCCTGCGAAACAGTTCAAGCAGGTGGTGGACGTCAATTTTCACGGTTTAGTCGCTGTAACCCACGCCTTCCTGCCCTTGCTCGGAGCGAGTGGCGCGGCACGACAGAGCCCAGGCAGGATCGTGAATATTGGATCGGTTCAAGGCACGATGACGGTGCCGTTCATGTCAGCCTATGCCGCATCGAAACATGCAGTCGAGGCGTTTGCGCAAGGCTTGCGCCGGGAAATGATTCCGTTCGGGATTTCGGTTTCGACGATCGAACCGAACTTCACCCGCAGCGACCTGTTCGCCAAGGCCGTGACTGATTCCGCCGCCAACACTTATGTTGGTACAGTATATCAAGCGGCGTGGGCCCAATTCAACACGGCTATTGCCGCCGCCGAGGCAGGCGCAAAGCCAGCCAGTACGGTCACACGCAAAGTGCTGCACGCGCTGCAGTCACCCCGCCCACGCCCACGCTATCCGCTCGATCCGATGTGGCACCTCGGGCGTTTCCTGCCCGACCGTCTGTTCGATCGCCTCATTTTCAAGGGGCTGGGCATCACCGCGATGTTGCGGCCCCACCGCCGGAATTCCTGGAGTGAATCATGA
- a CDS encoding electron transfer flavoprotein subunit beta/FixA family protein → MKALVCVKRVIDYNVKPRVKSDGSGVDLANVKMSMNPFDEIAVEEAIRLKEKGVVTEIVAVSVGPQKAQETLRTALAMGADRAILVMSDDEVEPLAVAKIIAGIAGEEAPGLIITGKQAIDDDSNQVGQMVAALLGRPQGTFANEITVEGDAVVVKREIDGGLQTVKLALPAVVTTDLRLNEPRYASLPNIMKAKSKPLANKTPADYGVDTAPRLKTLTVSEPPVRSAGIKVADVDALVAKLKEMGVA, encoded by the coding sequence ATGAAAGCCCTGGTCTGCGTGAAGCGCGTGATAGATTACAACGTGAAGCCTCGTGTGAAGAGCGACGGTTCTGGTGTTGATCTTGCGAACGTGAAGATGAGCATGAACCCGTTTGACGAGATTGCGGTCGAGGAAGCCATTCGCCTGAAGGAGAAGGGCGTTGTGACCGAGATCGTGGCGGTTTCGGTGGGTCCGCAGAAGGCGCAGGAGACGCTGCGCACGGCGCTGGCGATGGGCGCGGACCGGGCGATTCTGGTGATGAGCGACGACGAGGTCGAGCCGCTGGCGGTGGCCAAGATCATTGCGGGCATCGCCGGCGAAGAGGCTCCGGGCCTGATCATCACCGGCAAGCAGGCGATCGACGACGATTCGAACCAGGTCGGCCAGATGGTCGCGGCATTGCTCGGGCGTCCGCAGGGCACCTTTGCCAACGAGATTACGGTTGAGGGCGATGCGGTCGTGGTCAAGCGCGAGATCGACGGGGGTCTGCAGACGGTGAAGCTGGCGCTGCCTGCGGTGGTCACCACCGACTTGCGCCTGAACGAGCCGCGCTATGCAAGCCTGCCCAACATCATGAAGGCCAAGTCCAAGCCCTTGGCGAACAAGACGCCCGCCGATTACGGCGTCGACACCGCGCCGCGGCTCAAGACGCTGACGGTAAGCGAACCGCCGGTGCGCAGCGCCGGGATCAAGGTCGCCGACGTCGACGCGCTGGTCGCCAAGCTCAAGGAAATGGGCGTAGCCTGA
- a CDS encoding AMP-binding protein, producing the protein MALIDFFDRGCLINRDGIAFAMGEREWTFAESSALTCQIANGLLIRAIGKGHHGAVLAGNDPAAWLCVLGMWRAGVAWVPLNPRSSAAESTGMISGFDVDTLFFQRVFAPIVAELKASCPSLKHFVCIDGESAGAMSLAELVASTAATPPVFLSLPDDVIALMPTGGTTGLPKGVMQTNRNLSLSILNGVINSPYAPGEQIVNLAAAPMTHSAGFLSISATARGGKVVILPKPDPVSLLETIERERVTELFLPPTVIYALLETPGIEARDFSSLRYLMYGAAPMSLDKLRRAIEVFGPVLHQGYGQTEAPGSIAFLRPGDHFVDGKIAPDSRLSACGLPAITNAISIQDEQGQHLAQGESGEICVSGDIVMKGYYKQPEKTAEAIINGWLHTGDIGHLDAEGFLHITDRKKDMIITGGFNVYPSEVEQVIWSHPSVLDCAVVGVPDDKWGEAVKAVIELKPGANAAPDEIITLCKSRLGSVKAPKSVDFVTTLPRSPVGKVLKKDIRASYWTAAERKI; encoded by the coding sequence ATGGCATTGATCGACTTCTTCGACCGAGGCTGCCTGATCAACCGCGATGGCATTGCCTTCGCGATGGGTGAGCGTGAATGGACCTTTGCTGAATCCAGCGCGCTGACCTGCCAGATCGCCAATGGCCTGCTGATCCGGGCTATCGGCAAGGGCCATCACGGTGCGGTCCTTGCCGGGAACGATCCTGCCGCGTGGCTGTGCGTGTTGGGTATGTGGCGGGCGGGCGTTGCCTGGGTTCCACTAAATCCGCGCAGTTCTGCGGCGGAATCGACCGGGATGATCAGCGGGTTCGACGTTGACACCCTGTTCTTCCAGCGGGTCTTCGCGCCCATCGTTGCCGAACTCAAAGCGTCCTGCCCCAGCTTGAAGCACTTTGTTTGCATTGACGGCGAAAGCGCTGGCGCGATGTCGCTGGCCGAACTGGTCGCCAGCACTGCAGCAACCCCGCCGGTTTTCCTGTCGCTCCCCGACGATGTGATCGCGCTCATGCCGACCGGAGGCACCACCGGGTTGCCTAAGGGCGTGATGCAAACCAACCGGAACCTGAGCCTTTCGATCCTCAACGGTGTGATCAACTCGCCCTACGCTCCGGGCGAGCAGATCGTCAATCTTGCCGCAGCACCGATGACACACTCCGCCGGGTTCCTGTCGATCTCCGCCACGGCGCGCGGCGGCAAGGTCGTGATCCTGCCCAAACCCGATCCGGTCTCACTGCTCGAGACGATCGAACGCGAACGCGTGACCGAACTGTTTCTTCCGCCGACCGTGATTTATGCGCTGCTGGAAACGCCCGGCATTGAAGCCCGCGATTTCTCGTCGCTGCGCTACCTCATGTACGGCGCGGCCCCGATGTCGCTCGACAAGCTGCGGCGCGCAATCGAAGTGTTCGGCCCGGTGCTGCATCAGGGCTATGGGCAAACCGAAGCGCCCGGTTCGATCGCTTTCCTGCGCCCCGGCGATCATTTCGTAGACGGCAAGATCGCGCCCGACAGCCGCCTTTCGGCCTGCGGGCTGCCTGCCATCACCAACGCCATCTCAATCCAGGATGAACAGGGCCAGCATTTGGCCCAAGGCGAGAGCGGCGAAATCTGCGTGAGCGGCGATATCGTGATGAAGGGATACTACAAGCAGCCCGAAAAGACCGCCGAGGCCATCATCAATGGCTGGCTGCACACCGGCGACATTGGCCATCTCGATGCCGAGGGCTTCCTGCACATCACCGACCGCAAGAAGGACATGATCATCACGGGTGGCTTCAACGTCTACCCGAGTGAGGTTGAGCAGGTCATCTGGTCGCACCCGTCAGTCCTCGACTGTGCCGTGGTCGGCGTTCCCGATGACAAATGGGGCGAGGCAGTAAAGGCTGTCATCGAACTCAAGCCGGGGGCAAATGCTGCGCCCGACGAGATCATCACGCTGTGCAAGTCCCGGCTCGGGTCGGTCAAGGCGCCCAAGTCGGTCGACTTCGTCACAACACTGCCGCGCAGCCCAGTCGGGAAAGTCCTGAAGAAGGATATTCGCGCAAGTTATTGGACCGCAGCAGAACGCAAAATCTGA